One Phenylobacterium hankyongense DNA segment encodes these proteins:
- the glk gene encoding glucokinase, with the protein MKPQYEGLVGDVGGTNARFALVDAQGHVRHPRSFPARDYASLADVIGEYLETTAGRKRPPRAVIAVAGPVLDGEIEFTNLDWQISEGDLLAHFEFEAVKLLNDFAAQALACPLLEPDALRPIGPVMRPGSDCPLVVLGAGTGFGVAGLARGDRGDLAVATEGGHAAFAPTDEVEVEVWRRLTARYGRASIERLLSGPGLFDLYQALADMERVNAPLADEKAVIDAAAAGDTLANATLDRFCGILGSVAGDLALSFGARGGVFVSGGIAPRMADRLASGGFRARFEDKGRLTPYVQQIPTSLVLHPYPAIVGAARELGQMERL; encoded by the coding sequence GTGAAACCACAGTACGAAGGTCTGGTCGGCGACGTCGGCGGCACCAACGCCCGCTTCGCCCTGGTGGACGCCCAGGGCCACGTCCGCCACCCCCGCAGCTTCCCGGCGCGCGACTACGCCAGCCTCGCCGACGTGATCGGCGAATACCTGGAGACCACCGCCGGCCGCAAACGCCCGCCGCGGGCGGTGATCGCGGTCGCCGGGCCGGTGCTCGACGGCGAGATCGAGTTCACCAACCTCGACTGGCAGATCTCCGAGGGCGACCTCCTGGCACACTTCGAGTTCGAGGCGGTGAAGCTGCTCAACGACTTCGCGGCCCAGGCGCTGGCCTGTCCGCTGCTGGAGCCGGACGCCCTGCGCCCGATCGGGCCGGTGATGCGGCCGGGCAGCGACTGCCCGCTGGTGGTGCTGGGCGCGGGCACAGGCTTCGGAGTGGCGGGCCTGGCGCGCGGCGACCGCGGCGACCTGGCCGTGGCCACGGAGGGCGGTCACGCCGCCTTCGCCCCCACCGACGAGGTGGAGGTCGAGGTCTGGCGCAGGCTGACCGCCCGGTATGGCCGGGCCTCCATCGAGCGGCTGCTGTCCGGGCCGGGACTCTTCGACCTCTACCAGGCGCTGGCGGACATGGAGCGGGTCAACGCCCCGCTGGCCGATGAGAAGGCGGTGATCGACGCGGCCGCCGCCGGCGACACCCTGGCCAACGCCACCCTCGACCGGTTCTGCGGCATCCTCGGCTCGGTGGCCGGCGACCTGGCGCTGAGCTTCGGCGCCCGCGGCGGCGTCTTCGTCTCCGGCGGCATCGCGCCCCGCATGGCCGACCGTCTGGCCTCGGGCGGCTTCCGCGCCCGCTTCGAGGACAAGGGGCGGCTGACCCCCTACGTGCAGCAGATTCCGACGTCGCTGGTGCTGCATCCCTATCCGGCGATCGTCGGCGCCGCGCGTGAACTCGGGCAGATGGAGCGCCTATGA
- the eda gene encoding bifunctional 4-hydroxy-2-oxoglutarate aldolase/2-dehydro-3-deoxy-phosphogluconate aldolase → MTLDEILMQAPVIPVLIIDDVAHAVPLGRALVAGGLTVLEITMRTPVASASIERMVGEVEGAIVGAGTVLTPAMRQAVADVGGAFAVSPGLIEGERADGPVPLLPGIATATELMAGLAAGFERFKLFPANIAGGVEALKAFASPFQQVKFCPTGGVNAKNAADYLALPNVVCVGGSWVAPADAVRSGDWGRITALAREAAALRQRAPAPVAG, encoded by the coding sequence ATGACCCTCGACGAAATCCTGATGCAGGCGCCGGTCATCCCGGTGCTGATCATCGACGACGTGGCCCACGCCGTGCCGCTCGGCCGCGCCCTGGTGGCCGGCGGCCTGACGGTGCTGGAGATCACCATGCGCACGCCGGTGGCCAGCGCCAGCATCGAACGCATGGTCGGCGAGGTCGAGGGCGCGATCGTCGGCGCCGGCACCGTGCTCACCCCGGCCATGCGCCAGGCGGTCGCCGACGTCGGCGGCGCCTTCGCGGTCAGCCCGGGGCTGATCGAGGGCGAGCGCGCGGACGGCCCCGTGCCGCTGCTGCCGGGGATCGCCACCGCCACCGAACTGATGGCCGGCCTGGCCGCCGGGTTCGAGCGCTTCAAGCTGTTCCCGGCCAACATCGCCGGCGGCGTCGAGGCCCTGAAGGCCTTCGCCAGCCCTTTCCAGCAGGTGAAGTTCTGCCCGACCGGCGGGGTCAACGCCAAGAACGCCGCCGACTACCTGGCGCTGCCCAACGTGGTCTGCGTCGGCGGCAGCTGGGTCGCCCCCGCCGACGCGGTGCGGTCCGGCGACTGGGGCCGCATCACCGCGCTGGCCCGCGAGGCCGCGGCGCTGCGCCAGCGCGCGCCGGCGCCCGTCGCGGGCTGA
- a CDS encoding enoyl-CoA hydratase/isomerase family protein, producing the protein MKSAFGDHVTVAMDGHVAVATIDKPPHNFVSVELMRDLADALEAVDGTRGARAIVLQSQGKTFCGGADFSSPGDSVASGMGGVSALYDQAVRLFSVETPIVAAVQGSAVGAGLGLALVADFRVAAPEARFVANFVKLGFHPGFGLTYTLPRLVGVQRANLMFLTGRRIKAEEGLAWGLVDEVVPQTELRAAALRLAGEIAENAPLAVISTRKTLRQGLAAQVRAQTAIEHREQSILRVTDDFAEGVRSVAERRAGVFKGL; encoded by the coding sequence ATGAAATCCGCGTTCGGGGACCATGTGACGGTGGCCATGGACGGCCACGTGGCGGTGGCGACCATCGACAAGCCGCCGCACAACTTCGTCTCCGTGGAGCTGATGCGCGACCTCGCCGACGCCCTGGAGGCCGTCGATGGCACGCGCGGCGCGCGGGCCATCGTGCTGCAGAGCCAGGGCAAGACCTTCTGCGGCGGGGCCGACTTTTCCAGCCCCGGCGACAGCGTCGCCTCCGGCATGGGCGGGGTCTCGGCCCTCTATGACCAGGCGGTGCGGCTGTTCTCGGTGGAGACGCCGATCGTCGCGGCGGTGCAGGGCTCGGCGGTGGGCGCGGGCCTGGGCCTGGCGCTGGTGGCCGACTTCCGCGTCGCCGCGCCGGAAGCCCGCTTCGTCGCCAACTTCGTCAAGCTCGGCTTCCACCCGGGGTTCGGCCTGACCTACACCCTGCCGCGCCTGGTGGGCGTGCAGCGGGCCAACCTGATGTTCCTCACCGGCCGGCGGATCAAGGCCGAGGAGGGCCTCGCCTGGGGCCTGGTGGACGAAGTTGTTCCGCAGACGGAGCTGCGCGCCGCCGCCCTGCGCCTGGCCGGCGAGATCGCCGAGAACGCCCCGCTGGCGGTGATCTCCACCCGCAAGACCCTGCGCCAGGGGCTGGCCGCCCAGGTCCGCGCGCAGACCGCGATCGAGCACCGCGAGCAATCCATCCTGCGGGTGACCGACGACTTCGCCGAGGGCGTGCGCTCGGTGGCGGAGCGGCGGGCGGGGGTGTTCAAGGGGCTCTGA
- a CDS encoding acyl-CoA dehydrogenase family protein: protein MDFDVSEEHRMLKDLVTRFVRDELLPLEPAVLAREAAGEGLGLGPAEHKRLDEVSRALGLWGLDAPEDIGGADLPMVAMVGVNEELGRTVTPYTLPPDSPNLRMLMATVNAPQRKAYLEPYVRGETISAIGISEPGAGADPAGMVTRAERDGEDWILNGRKTWISRAADADFTIVMAVTDREKRARGGISAFLVDKGTPGFNVLRRIPMIGGAATYEIALEDCRVEGWKLLGQEGAGFAPMQLRLGTRRIEMASWSIGMAQRALDMICEYAPQRKTFGLPLSERQAIQWWVADAATRIHAARLMTYDCAWKLDQGRDVRQEISMIKAYATEMAWEVVDRAMQTFGAMGMTKELPLQLMASRLRTMRIYDGPTEVHKMVVARNLLGTRR, encoded by the coding sequence AGCACCGCATGCTCAAGGACCTGGTCACGCGGTTCGTCCGCGACGAGCTCCTGCCGCTGGAGCCGGCGGTGCTGGCCCGCGAGGCGGCCGGCGAGGGCCTGGGTCTCGGCCCCGCCGAGCACAAGCGGCTGGACGAGGTTTCCCGCGCGCTCGGCCTGTGGGGCCTGGACGCCCCGGAGGACATCGGCGGCGCCGACCTGCCGATGGTGGCCATGGTCGGCGTCAACGAGGAGCTGGGCCGCACGGTCACGCCCTACACCCTGCCGCCCGACAGCCCGAACCTGCGGATGCTGATGGCCACGGTGAACGCGCCGCAGCGCAAGGCCTACCTCGAGCCCTATGTCCGGGGCGAGACGATCTCGGCGATCGGCATCTCCGAGCCGGGCGCGGGCGCCGATCCCGCCGGCATGGTCACCCGCGCCGAGCGCGACGGCGAGGACTGGATCCTCAACGGCCGAAAGACCTGGATAAGCCGCGCCGCGGACGCCGACTTCACCATCGTCATGGCGGTGACCGACAGGGAGAAGCGGGCCCGCGGCGGCATCTCCGCCTTCCTGGTCGACAAGGGCACGCCCGGCTTCAACGTGCTGCGGCGCATCCCGATGATCGGCGGGGCGGCGACCTACGAGATCGCGCTGGAGGACTGCCGGGTCGAGGGCTGGAAGCTCCTGGGGCAGGAGGGCGCGGGCTTCGCCCCGATGCAGCTGCGGCTCGGGACCCGGCGGATCGAGATGGCGTCGTGGTCGATCGGCATGGCGCAGCGGGCGCTGGACATGATCTGCGAGTACGCCCCGCAGCGGAAGACCTTCGGCCTGCCGCTGTCCGAGCGCCAGGCGATCCAGTGGTGGGTGGCCGACGCCGCCACCCGCATCCACGCCGCGCGGCTGATGACCTACGACTGCGCCTGGAAACTGGACCAGGGCCGCGACGTGCGGCAGGAAATCTCGATGATCAAGGCCTACGCCACCGAGATGGCCTGGGAGGTCGTCGACCGCGCCATGCAGACCTTCGGGGCCATGGGCATGACCAAGGAACTGCCGCTGCAGCTGATGGCCTCGCGGCTGCGCACCATGCGGATCTACGACGGCCCGACCGAGGTCCACAAAATGGTCGTGGCCCGCAACCTTCTGGGGACGAGACGATGA